The following proteins come from a genomic window of Methanocella conradii HZ254:
- a CDS encoding HD domain-containing protein, whose protein sequence is MIHYEKFIRDPIYGYIGITTDELKILDTPVVQRLRRIKQLGNTHLIYPSANHTRFEHSLGAMHVATLMAKKLELSEEEIIDARFAALLHDIGHGPMSHVFETALSNCGLNINHEDVTRKIISENKEIGDVLGKRKESILALFDEYNDTVNSKIISGNIDADKLDYLRRDSHHIGVAYGNFDLERILHTISKKTERDRSDLVILIKGKEAVENYRLARYLMYTQVYFHHARLIADKMFERAIMIAIREGVLDKNLLDMKNDGFLDYYLSMDDNRLFQKLLCSKSNACRLIDDLDNRRLMKAGYGINISDIKNVGLRHKLASGKYLEKLEMSIAQKCNCEKDFIISYLVEIDNPLYKSSNEFYKADKTPILVEKENGEIVDFDDVSQFELKKNAPITFYIIGLEEYRDRIKKASENLTDLI, encoded by the coding sequence ATGATTCACTATGAAAAATTTATAAGAGACCCTATTTATGGCTATATTGGCATCACTACTGATGAGCTTAAAATTTTAGATACGCCAGTTGTTCAAAGGTTAAGGCGAATAAAACAACTAGGAAATACCCATTTAATTTATCCTAGCGCAAATCATACCCGGTTTGAGCACTCGCTGGGTGCTATGCACGTTGCGACGCTAATGGCTAAAAAGCTAGAATTGTCAGAAGAAGAGATAATAGATGCTCGCTTTGCAGCTCTTTTACACGATATTGGCCATGGGCCGATGTCCCATGTGTTCGAAACGGCATTATCGAACTGTGGCCTTAATATCAATCATGAGGACGTTACCCGCAAAATAATTTCTGAGAATAAAGAGATAGGGGATGTTTTAGGTAAAAGAAAAGAGAGTATACTGGCATTATTTGATGAATATAATGATACGGTCAATAGCAAAATAATCTCCGGGAACATTGATGCTGATAAGCTCGACTATCTAAGAAGAGACTCTCATCACATAGGCGTTGCTTATGGAAATTTTGACCTAGAGCGTATATTGCATACAATCAGTAAAAAAACTGAAAGAGATAGGTCGGACCTTGTTATATTAATAAAAGGAAAAGAAGCAGTAGAAAACTATAGGCTTGCAAGATATTTGATGTATACTCAAGTGTATTTTCATCATGCCAGATTAATTGCGGATAAAATGTTTGAACGCGCAATTATGATTGCAATTAGAGAAGGGGTCCTGGATAAGAATCTATTAGATATGAAAAATGATGGCTTTCTAGACTATTATTTATCAATGGACGATAACCGACTATTTCAAAAATTATTATGTAGTAAAAGTAATGCATGTAGATTAATCGATGATTTAGACAATAGGCGTTTGATGAAAGCAGGATATGGGATTAATATAAGCGATATTAAAAATGTTGGCCTTAGACATAAGCTAGCCAGTGGCAAATACCTTGAAAAGCTGGAAATGAGCATAGCTCAAAAGTGTAATTGCGAAAAGGACTTCATCATATCCTATCTAGTTGAAATCGATAACCCCCTATACAAATCCTCGAACGAATTTTATAAAGCCGATAAAACACCGATATTAGTTGAGAAAGAGAATGGTGAAATCGTAGACTTTGATGATGTATCCCAGTTTGAATTAAAAAAGAATGCACCTATTACTTTCTATATTATCGGTTTGGAAGAATATAGAGATAGAATTAAAAAAGCTTCTGAGAATCTAACTGATTTAATATAA
- a CDS encoding ABC transporter permease — protein MSGVLPIAMNEFSRIMRQPIILVIAAILFLILLINGASSAQVIPEFLPDKDDVFLKVGVSNTTYYTSLFLSVVSMFIGVLSIAEERSRGTLRVLLTKPVFRKDVFFGKFLGISMLLLILTVTSVTLCVSAILIFYGGPLSLQDALVRLSTYTLLIFLNCVLTMAIAMLIGVAVKNILGILMLAGSLLCFEWFISIEDWLSSLLGSLKYIISQRMLFFTIMGPTGPGLLHTTMPYQVWLEDAAPYITAFLLEIIVVLVLAFLAFNGDDE, from the coding sequence TTGAGCGGAGTATTGCCGATTGCCATGAACGAGTTCTCAAGGATAATGAGACAGCCGATAATACTGGTAATAGCTGCCATATTATTTTTGATCCTGCTCATTAACGGGGCGTCAAGCGCTCAAGTAATACCGGAGTTTTTACCGGACAAGGACGATGTATTTTTAAAGGTAGGGGTAAGTAATACGACGTATTATACATCGTTGTTCTTATCGGTAGTGTCCATGTTTATCGGGGTGCTCTCCATAGCGGAGGAGCGGTCTAGGGGGACGCTACGCGTGCTTTTAACAAAGCCTGTGTTCCGTAAGGACGTCTTCTTTGGAAAGTTCCTGGGCATCTCGATGCTTCTATTAATTCTGACGGTCACGAGCGTTACCCTGTGCGTTTCAGCCATACTAATATTCTATGGCGGCCCGTTGTCACTACAGGATGCGCTGGTAAGGCTTTCCACTTACACTCTACTCATATTTTTAAACTGCGTATTGACCATGGCCATAGCGATGCTTATCGGCGTGGCGGTTAAAAATATTCTGGGCATTCTAATGCTCGCCGGGTCGCTGCTATGCTTCGAATGGTTTATAAGCATAGAGGACTGGCTCTCCAGCCTTCTAGGTAGTCTAAAGTATATTATTAGCCAGAGAATGCTATTCTTCACAATAATGGGCCCGACGGGCCCGGGACTGCTGCATACCACGATGCCATATCAGGTGTGGCTTGAAGACGCGGCACCTTATATAACGGCTTTTCTACTCGAGATTATCGTTGTATTGGTTCTGGCTTTCCTGGCATTTAATGGTGATGACGAATGA
- a CDS encoding ABC transporter permease, protein MSNTLNIARKEFADLANNKYLYIVLIIFLINLLMHLVSLYNFYKEGSISDPNFIKACLFDVMYLSSIYGGVTALMIGFSSMAGELTSGALNTLIAKPVYRDTVITGKLLGCIAYMLLFFILTAILYVSSEFILCGDVIAGQLLGLLARLPFIVIIALLYVMMFFLVSVLFRTLIDDNGMALTFSVLFYFVILIIPSSSVIISNIAALLGVDEVYLLGISRIIDPKKSMVNISNSGIFDPSFSIISALSLSWLEFAKFIVIVLALLALCYISFLRRDVR, encoded by the coding sequence ATGAGCAATACCCTTAATATTGCCCGGAAAGAGTTCGCTGACCTGGCAAACAATAAATACCTGTACATCGTATTAATAATATTCTTAATTAATTTATTAATGCATTTAGTTAGCCTTTATAATTTTTATAAGGAGGGGAGTATAAGCGACCCAAATTTTATTAAGGCCTGTCTGTTCGACGTAATGTATCTATCATCGATATATGGCGGGGTCACCGCCCTTATGATCGGGTTCTCATCAATGGCCGGCGAGCTGACGAGTGGAGCCTTGAATACGCTTATAGCTAAACCAGTATACCGCGATACGGTCATTACCGGGAAGCTACTAGGGTGCATAGCGTATATGCTATTATTCTTCATCCTCACCGCTATCCTCTACGTTTCATCGGAGTTTATACTATGTGGCGACGTCATAGCCGGACAGCTTTTAGGATTACTCGCAAGGTTACCGTTTATCGTTATCATAGCCCTGCTATACGTGATGATGTTCTTCCTCGTTTCTGTTCTCTTCAGGACCCTCATAGACGATAACGGGATGGCGCTAACGTTTAGCGTTTTATTCTACTTCGTAATACTAATAATCCCTTCGAGTTCTGTTATTATTAGTAATATTGCGGCTTTGCTCGGCGTGGATGAAGTCTATTTGCTAGGCATATCCAGGATTATTGACCCCAAGAAGTCAATGGTTAATATTAGTAATTCTGGCATTTTCGACCCGTCTTTTAGTATTATTAGCGCGTTAAGCCTTAGCTGGCTAGAGTTCGCGAAATTTATCGTCATAGTTTTAGCGCTTTTGGCATTATGCTACATATCATTTTTGAGGAGGGACGTCCGTTGA
- a CDS encoding ubiquitin-like small modifier protein 1, whose product MMLKFRLFANFREKAGKKEIALDVNGDTVMDAVRALIEAYPGLEPLMLQEGKIKPYVNVLVNGRRAEPSDRVKDGDELAIFPPVSGG is encoded by the coding sequence ATGATGCTCAAGTTCAGGCTTTTCGCCAACTTTAGGGAGAAAGCGGGCAAAAAGGAAATAGCGCTGGACGTCAATGGGGACACAGTCATGGATGCGGTAAGGGCGCTGATAGAGGCATACCCGGGGCTGGAGCCACTCATGCTACAGGAAGGGAAAATAAAGCCTTACGTAAACGTACTGGTTAATGGCAGAAGGGCGGAGCCATCAGACAGGGTAAAGGATGGAGACGAGCTGGCCATATTCCCGCCCGTGTCCGGAGGATAA
- the larB gene encoding nickel pincer cofactor biosynthesis protein LarB, translated as MDAREVLEKLVSGEIDIDQAERLLRLDYVERIGNHTVFDMGRECRSGIPEVVYASGKEPEKVGEIVERVVNKKDIIVVSRASAEYYDEVVRRIGGEGVAFKPEARMIIVDRRGCSGESLGKIGILTAGTSDIPVAEEAAAIAEVMGCSVIKGYDVGIAGIHRLLEPLKKMIKEDVACVVVVAGMEGALPSVVAGMVGVPVIGVPTSIGYGLGAGGIGALTTMLQSCVPGLVVVNIDNGFNAGATAALIAKMRRTR; from the coding sequence TTGGATGCCCGTGAAGTGCTTGAAAAGCTCGTCAGCGGGGAAATTGACATCGACCAGGCGGAGCGGCTTTTGAGGCTGGATTATGTTGAGAGGATCGGCAACCATACGGTTTTTGACATGGGCCGCGAGTGCAGGTCTGGCATACCCGAGGTGGTCTATGCCAGCGGCAAGGAGCCTGAGAAGGTTGGCGAGATCGTCGAGCGGGTGGTTAATAAGAAGGACATCATCGTGGTGTCGAGGGCCTCGGCCGAGTATTATGACGAGGTTGTGAGGCGGATTGGCGGGGAGGGCGTGGCCTTTAAGCCTGAGGCCAGGATGATTATCGTGGATAGGCGGGGCTGCTCTGGGGAGAGCCTTGGTAAGATTGGCATCCTTACAGCTGGCACCTCGGATATCCCAGTGGCCGAGGAGGCCGCCGCCATTGCCGAGGTGATGGGCTGCTCGGTCATAAAGGGATACGACGTGGGCATCGCTGGTATTCATCGCCTCCTTGAGCCTCTTAAGAAGATGATAAAGGAGGACGTGGCCTGCGTGGTCGTCGTTGCCGGCATGGAGGGTGCGCTGCCTTCCGTGGTCGCCGGGATGGTAGGGGTGCCGGTCATCGGCGTGCCCACCAGCATCGGCTACGGGCTGGGCGCTGGAGGCATAGGCGCCTTAACCACCATGCTACAGTCATGCGTTCCAGGGCTGGTCGTCGTCAACATAGACAACGGCTTCAACGCAGGGGCCACGGCGGCGCTGATAGCTAAGATGCGGCGTACTCGATAA
- a CDS encoding tellurite resistance TerB family protein has translation MGLFDKVLGGSQPARFNAQEAFIGISLTAVAADGVINQDEAQGLFTALLRMKLFKGVNDGQMRQMFDRVLNLLKKQGAGAVINLSKEALTPEQKQTAFAIAADLVLADGVVEDEEKKYLDDLQKALEVPDDMALKVVETMVIKNRA, from the coding sequence ATGGGATTATTCGATAAGGTATTAGGCGGCAGCCAGCCTGCCAGGTTCAATGCACAGGAAGCTTTCATCGGAATCTCTTTGACCGCGGTGGCCGCGGATGGAGTGATAAACCAGGATGAGGCCCAGGGCTTGTTTACCGCCCTGTTGCGCATGAAGCTGTTTAAGGGCGTTAACGATGGCCAGATGAGGCAGATGTTCGATCGCGTGCTCAACCTGCTTAAGAAACAGGGGGCGGGCGCCGTGATCAACCTTTCAAAAGAGGCACTCACCCCGGAGCAGAAGCAGACGGCGTTCGCGATCGCAGCCGACCTCGTCCTGGCGGACGGCGTAGTCGAGGACGAGGAGAAGAAGTACCTGGATGACCTGCAGAAGGCCCTCGAAGTGCCCGATGATATGGCCCTAAAGGTCGTGGAGACCATGGTCATCAAGAACAGGGCTTAA
- a CDS encoding DUF2124 domain-containing protein, which yields MYKVVETTKGLSPLLKTFRAQMAALGMQPANKIVFMGSAGTCVPFIELFAYTIRNDRVEMVLVPDAILDDTRSLWQVPGIGMQAGGAADPNGADFVVLLGGLSMPGSKVDAAGAAERVRAILKPGGKVVGICFMAMFEKAGWYDKVPFDLVIDATIDPIQVQKFEK from the coding sequence ATGTATAAAGTCGTTGAGACCACGAAAGGGCTGTCGCCCTTGCTTAAGACCTTCAGGGCGCAGATGGCTGCGCTGGGCATGCAGCCGGCTAACAAGATAGTATTCATGGGCAGCGCCGGCACGTGTGTGCCCTTCATCGAGCTGTTCGCCTATACTATCAGAAATGATAGGGTTGAGATGGTTCTTGTGCCCGACGCCATCCTGGATGACACCCGCTCCCTCTGGCAGGTTCCGGGGATAGGGATGCAGGCCGGCGGGGCGGCGGACCCGAACGGGGCGGACTTCGTCGTATTGCTTGGCGGCCTTTCCATGCCCGGCAGCAAGGTAGACGCCGCCGGTGCTGCAGAGCGCGTCAGGGCCATCCTCAAGCCGGGCGGAAAGGTTGTGGGCATATGCTTCATGGCCATGTTCGAGAAGGCCGGGTGGTACGATAAGGTGCCCTTCGACCTGGTGATAGACGCCACCATAGACCCCATACAGGTCCAAAAATTCGAGAAGTAG
- a CDS encoding RCC1 domain-containing protein, with the protein MKGKVFGNRHFMVYSALLAILVASSLGSMSCPADSAGAQIGVKKVAVGLFHTVALADDGTVWAWGSNTYGECGEGSSDDILLKPVMINGLEGVKDVAVGNNFSMALKSDGTVWTWGDNRYGQLGIGTADDGRHPEPVQVPGLTNVIAISADFQLAMALKDDGTVWAWGSNSYGQLGDGKPIDIPPPLTYSKEWDMQNKPSPVMVSGLDHVVSIDASGWQAFAVKDDGTVWGWGQNTCTLGEWSKNNENSLYTSTPVQIVGLTDVKKACCLGGLSAVALKKDGTVWAWGEDRYGVLGNGEVKSYPDVDKVYNPIQVIGLTDIVDISCGGAHSLALKDDGTVWAWGKNYAGQLGDSTNESRGTPCRVPIPAAKAISAGYYSNVAIDKDDNVWAWGMDDYGQLGDGEHGEMLYRPTPKKVLLSFGGSPTIMPTATSTPGPIASPSTLAPTPSTSPTMAGSPWYDALPIVFFIVVAVITGLLAYILLKRRN; encoded by the coding sequence ATGAAAGGTAAAGTGTTTGGAAATAGGCATTTCATGGTATATTCTGCGCTGCTAGCGATACTCGTGGCGTCTTCGCTTGGCAGCATGTCGTGCCCCGCAGATTCTGCGGGCGCTCAAATAGGGGTTAAAAAGGTGGCCGTTGGGCTTTTCCATACGGTGGCCCTGGCTGATGATGGGACGGTGTGGGCATGGGGGAGCAACACTTATGGGGAGTGTGGGGAAGGCAGTAGCGATGACATACTACTAAAGCCAGTAATGATTAACGGGCTGGAAGGCGTGAAGGATGTCGCAGTAGGGAATAACTTCTCTATGGCGCTAAAGAGCGATGGCACAGTGTGGACATGGGGCGATAACAGGTACGGCCAGCTCGGAATCGGGACCGCGGATGATGGGCGGCACCCTGAGCCCGTACAAGTGCCCGGCCTGACAAACGTAATAGCTATAAGCGCCGATTTTCAATTGGCAATGGCTCTCAAAGACGACGGGACGGTCTGGGCGTGGGGCTCGAACTCGTACGGCCAGCTCGGGGATGGAAAGCCCATAGACATACCTCCACCGCTAACTTATAGTAAAGAGTGGGATATGCAAAATAAGCCCTCTCCAGTCATGGTTAGCGGGCTCGACCATGTCGTCTCGATAGACGCTTCTGGATGGCAAGCTTTTGCGGTGAAAGACGATGGCACGGTATGGGGATGGGGGCAAAACACGTGTACGCTGGGGGAATGGTCTAAGAATAACGAGAATTCTCTATATACATCAACTCCCGTTCAAATAGTAGGCCTTACGGACGTTAAAAAGGCCTGTTGTCTGGGGGGCCTGTCTGCTGTTGCCCTTAAGAAGGATGGGACTGTCTGGGCGTGGGGCGAGGATAGATATGGAGTTCTCGGTAATGGGGAGGTAAAATCCTATCCGGACGTAGATAAGGTTTACAATCCTATACAGGTGATAGGGCTTACGGATATAGTCGATATATCCTGCGGGGGCGCCCATTCGTTAGCGCTTAAAGACGATGGGACAGTCTGGGCGTGGGGAAAGAATTACGCGGGGCAGCTGGGCGACTCAACGAATGAAAGCCGTGGCACTCCTTGCAGAGTGCCGATACCTGCTGCTAAGGCTATATCCGCCGGGTACTACTCTAACGTCGCCATCGATAAAGATGATAACGTATGGGCATGGGGCATGGATGACTATGGACAGCTAGGCGATGGGGAGCATGGAGAAATGTTATACCGGCCTACTCCGAAAAAGGTTTTATTAAGCTTCGGCGGTAGCCCGACAATCATGCCAACGGCCACGAGTACGCCCGGGCCTATAGCCAGCCCGTCCACGCTTGCCCCCACTCCTAGTACGAGCCCGACCATGGCAGGCTCGCCCTGGTATGACGCGTTGCCCATAGTATTTTTTATTGTAGTCGCAGTAATCACCGGATTGCTGGCTTATATACTTTTGAAGAGGAGGAATTAG
- a CDS encoding RCC1 domain-containing protein, with the protein MISFAGLAHAEVPPFAFIAQGPTVSLALDENGTAWAWGSNYDGECGIPASEGLEYVTRPVAIHGLDNVTSIDAGELFVIALKKDGTVLTWGWSIFGDLGYVPNNTTYNQSREHFSPLPVPGLSDITGISAGQHFCVVLKSDGTVWTWGDNRYGQLGDGKQVTIDDYYAGAHRAEPGMVVGLSNVTYVSAGPINAAAVKDDGTVWVWGANSRSLFGEAGENSTGLLAITTPVQVKGLENVKEVKLGHAHALALKNDGTVWAWGDNSYGQLGVAGKEFSNMPIMVHGLSNVTQISAGEGHSVALEGDGTVWTWGQNKYGQLGDGTTSNSYSPVKVHLPPIKAVSARGFNTMALDYNGTIWIWGNNNYGQLGNGLSSGSTSSPTTLQAATQGPIASGVPSQSRGDSTVLLAILLIILAVAVGIFIYMWKR; encoded by the coding sequence ATGATAAGTTTCGCCGGGCTAGCGCATGCAGAGGTCCCGCCATTCGCGTTCATCGCTCAAGGCCCCACGGTTTCTTTAGCTTTAGATGAGAACGGGACGGCTTGGGCGTGGGGGTCGAATTATGACGGCGAATGCGGTATACCCGCCAGCGAGGGGCTGGAATATGTCACAAGGCCCGTGGCAATCCACGGGCTCGATAACGTTACCTCCATAGATGCTGGCGAGCTTTTCGTAATAGCGCTCAAAAAAGATGGTACAGTGCTAACCTGGGGCTGGAGCATATTCGGGGATTTAGGGTATGTCCCGAATAATACGACCTATAATCAGTCGAGAGAGCATTTTTCGCCTTTGCCCGTGCCAGGCCTAAGCGATATAACCGGCATATCTGCTGGACAGCATTTTTGCGTTGTCCTTAAAAGCGATGGAACGGTTTGGACGTGGGGGGATAACAGATATGGGCAGCTCGGAGATGGTAAACAGGTTACCATCGATGATTACTATGCCGGCGCACACCGCGCAGAGCCGGGCATGGTTGTCGGGCTAAGTAATGTCACTTACGTGTCGGCCGGCCCCATAAACGCGGCTGCGGTGAAAGACGATGGCACGGTGTGGGTATGGGGGGCAAACTCGCGCAGCCTATTCGGCGAGGCGGGCGAAAATAGCACAGGCTTGCTCGCTATTACAACGCCAGTCCAGGTGAAAGGGCTGGAAAACGTGAAGGAAGTAAAGCTAGGCCATGCACATGCCCTTGCCCTTAAAAATGATGGAACTGTTTGGGCGTGGGGCGATAATAGCTATGGGCAGCTTGGCGTCGCGGGTAAAGAATTTTCGAATATGCCGATAATGGTGCATGGGCTATCAAACGTTACCCAGATAAGCGCGGGGGAGGGACACTCGGTAGCCCTCGAAGGCGATGGCACGGTATGGACGTGGGGCCAGAACAAATATGGACAGCTCGGAGATGGCACCACGTCAAACAGCTATAGCCCTGTAAAAGTACACCTACCGCCAATAAAGGCGGTTTCCGCTAGAGGCTTCAATACCATGGCGCTGGACTATAACGGCACCATCTGGATATGGGGGAATAACAACTATGGCCAGCTTGGTAATGGCTTGAGTAGCGGCAGCACGAGTTCGCCGACAACTCTTCAGGCCGCCACGCAGGGGCCGATCGCGAGCGGCGTCCCTTCGCAAAGCCGCGGTGATAGCACGGTCCTGCTGGCAATCCTTCTCATAATCCTGGCGGTGGCGGTCGGAATCTTTATCTATATGTGGAAGAGGTAG
- a CDS encoding DUF128 domain-containing protein, with protein MPDAETQRKLIEILRILSESNGEVGARKIAEELNRRGYNLGERATRYHLRMLDERGFTKKHGYLGRVITPLGEEELKHALVTDRLGFISTRIEDYEFRTTFDPSANTGDAVVNICYINKADCDKALEVLKQVVEAGYAISPRLKVVDEGQEILENDVPEGQVAIATFCSITIDGVLLKRGIPVSLKYGGIIRVRDNKAERFTDIIDYRGTSINPMNVFVSRKMTSVLKVLETGSGNALANVREIPINAREKALGIIEELRGAEVYGIFSACESVRPLLGVPVEPGTCGIASYSGINPFAALAEMGIKTRIIPLAAVMNSKELKRLD; from the coding sequence ATGCCTGACGCAGAGACACAGCGCAAGCTGATCGAGATATTGAGGATACTGAGCGAGTCGAACGGCGAGGTCGGGGCCAGGAAGATAGCCGAGGAGCTCAACCGGAGAGGCTATAACCTTGGCGAGCGGGCAACTCGTTACCACCTCAGGATGCTCGACGAGCGGGGCTTCACGAAGAAGCACGGCTACCTTGGGAGGGTCATAACGCCGCTCGGCGAGGAGGAGCTAAAGCACGCCCTGGTAACTGACCGCCTGGGCTTTATCTCCACGAGGATAGAGGACTACGAGTTCAGGACCACCTTCGACCCTTCTGCGAATACGGGCGACGCAGTGGTCAACATCTGCTACATCAATAAGGCTGACTGCGATAAGGCGCTGGAAGTCTTAAAGCAGGTGGTCGAGGCTGGATACGCGATAAGCCCTCGCCTCAAGGTGGTCGACGAGGGCCAGGAGATACTAGAGAACGATGTGCCGGAAGGCCAGGTGGCCATAGCGACGTTTTGCAGCATCACCATAGACGGGGTCTTATTAAAAAGAGGCATACCCGTCAGCTTAAAGTATGGCGGCATCATACGCGTCAGGGATAATAAGGCCGAGCGCTTCACAGATATCATAGATTATAGAGGCACGTCCATCAACCCAATGAACGTGTTCGTGTCCCGAAAGATGACGTCCGTGCTGAAGGTACTTGAGACCGGCTCGGGCAACGCCCTGGCCAACGTCAGGGAGATACCGATTAACGCCAGGGAAAAAGCGCTGGGCATCATAGAAGAGCTGAGGGGCGCGGAGGTGTACGGCATATTTTCGGCGTGCGAGAGCGTGAGGCCCCTCCTGGGCGTCCCAGTCGAGCCGGGCACCTGCGGCATCGCCAGCTACTCGGGCATAAACCCGTTCGCAGCGCTCGCCGAGATGGGGATAAAAACGAGGATAATACCGCTGGCAGCGGTCATGAACTCAAAAGAGCTAAAGAGGCTGGATTAG
- a CDS encoding M48 metallopeptidase family protein: MGSCTNKNNLNFNLLIVMVPVSQIEYVVAHELCHIKHKSHSKEFWQLLKLVMPDYELRKDSLRRDGWKYAL; the protein is encoded by the coding sequence TTGGGCAGCTGTACAAATAAGAATAATTTGAACTTTAACTTGCTAATCGTTATGGTGCCCGTGTCGCAGATCGAATATGTAGTTGCGCATGAGCTTTGCCACATCAAGCATAAAAGCCATTCTAAAGAATTCTGGCAATTGCTAAAGCTGGTCATGCCCGACTATGAGCTTAGGAAGGATAGCCTTAGAAGAGATGGGTGGAAATACGCCTTATAA
- a CDS encoding polyprenyl synthetase family protein: MVDAVTPILEEYSAYTDAQMRALFEKRKSVGHLYDMMKYHLGWLDENFRECRAPRGKSLRSTMCLLACEAVCNDYRKALPAAAAVELLHNFTLIHDDIEDGDEKRRHRDTLWKLWGVPQAINTGDAMDIVANLSLLELEGTVSPEMMVSIMRLFNETVIELCEGQYMDMEFQERDDVSVDEYIKMVSGKTAALIEASTAIGAMVATEDQSIIGRFKAFGRKIGIAFQIRDDILGIWGNPENTGKSAKNDIRNKKKSLPVLYAMEASPERDELKRIYGKEHLTDGDIARVFDILTRAGALEFAQKEAKRYKDEAMSQFEGLKLYKAPMDKLNAIGLFLVERDY; this comes from the coding sequence ATGGTGGATGCAGTCACGCCTATTCTAGAGGAGTACTCGGCATATACGGACGCCCAGATGAGGGCGTTATTCGAGAAAAGGAAAAGCGTGGGCCACCTATATGACATGATGAAGTACCACCTGGGGTGGCTTGACGAGAATTTTAGGGAGTGCAGGGCTCCCAGAGGGAAGAGCCTGCGATCCACGATGTGCCTGCTGGCGTGCGAGGCCGTGTGTAATGACTACAGGAAGGCCCTACCGGCGGCAGCCGCGGTGGAGCTGCTGCATAATTTCACTCTAATACATGACGATATAGAGGATGGCGACGAGAAGCGCCGGCACAGGGATACCCTGTGGAAGCTCTGGGGCGTGCCCCAGGCAATAAACACCGGGGACGCCATGGATATCGTGGCGAACCTCTCGCTATTGGAGCTTGAAGGCACGGTCAGTCCGGAGATGATGGTCAGCATCATGAGGCTCTTCAACGAGACGGTGATAGAGCTTTGCGAGGGCCAGTACATGGACATGGAGTTCCAGGAGAGGGACGACGTTTCTGTGGATGAGTATATTAAGATGGTGAGCGGGAAGACCGCCGCCCTTATCGAGGCCTCGACGGCGATAGGCGCAATGGTGGCCACCGAGGACCAAAGTATTATTGGGCGGTTTAAGGCCTTCGGCCGCAAGATAGGCATCGCCTTCCAGATACGTGACGATATACTGGGCATATGGGGCAACCCCGAGAATACCGGCAAGTCTGCTAAGAATGATATCCGGAATAAGAAGAAGTCTTTGCCGGTGCTCTATGCCATGGAGGCTTCGCCCGAAAGGGATGAGCTGAAGAGGATTTATGGGAAGGAGCATCTTACTGATGGCGATATCGCCCGCGTTTTCGATATTTTGACCAGGGCAGGCGCCCTTGAATTCGCCCAGAAAGAGGCCAAGCGCTATAAGGATGAGGCCATGTCTCAGTTCGAGGGGCTTAAATTGTATAAGGCTCCGATGGATAAGCTAAATGCTATCGGGCTATTCCTTGTCGAGCGCGACTATTAA
- a CDS encoding archaellum operon transcriptional activator EarA family protein, producing the protein MDASDEAVMKSLRRSKIRVVVLMFIAHSFFRQASLKELQKGLNVCASNILGAIMGDGRRYKVEDSLIGMGLLERAETHVGGYAIICYRLTEKGAHIADMLEKEPRINAMLGELKIYR; encoded by the coding sequence ATGGATGCAAGCGACGAAGCGGTCATGAAGTCATTAAGGCGAAGCAAAATACGCGTCGTAGTGCTCATGTTCATCGCTCATAGCTTCTTCAGGCAGGCGAGCCTAAAAGAGCTGCAAAAGGGCTTGAACGTCTGCGCAAGCAACATACTCGGAGCCATCATGGGCGACGGGAGACGGTACAAAGTCGAGGACTCTCTGATAGGCATGGGATTGCTGGAACGAGCAGAAACCCATGTGGGAGGATACGCGATCATCTGCTATAGGCTAACGGAAAAAGGAGCCCACATAGCGGACATGCTTGAAAAAGAGCCGAGGATCAACGCCATGCTGGGCGAGTTAAAAATCTACCGATAG